A genomic stretch from Shewanella woodyi ATCC 51908 includes:
- a CDS encoding 2-oxoacid:ferredoxin oxidoreductase subunit beta, with protein sequence MSYIKPQFKHPRLQVNDLGLTHRDYEGALSTLCAGCGHDSITSAVAQACAELSLPPHKIAKLSGIGCSSKAPTYFLNNAHGFNTVHGRMPSVATGANMANRELIYLGMSGDGDSASIGFGQFAHVVRRRLNMLYMVANNGVYGLTKGQLAATAEQGMKSKSGEASLFTDIDLCVSALQFGATFVARSFSGDKSQLVPLIKAAISHKGFAFIDIISPCVTFNNNPDSNRSYDYVHDHITTAAVADFVPVKQEIRCENGQSDSEDICLHDGSILRLSRIDADYDAHDRIKAMTKIEQLKSEGKILTGLMYIDPEADDYHEINGTSDAPLNSLKQETLCPGSHVLKTINESFR encoded by the coding sequence ATGAGTTACATCAAACCACAATTTAAGCACCCAAGACTGCAGGTCAATGATCTTGGCTTAACCCACAGAGATTATGAAGGCGCACTGTCCACCTTATGTGCAGGCTGTGGGCATGACTCTATCACCTCTGCGGTTGCGCAGGCTTGTGCTGAACTCTCTCTGCCACCACATAAGATAGCTAAGTTATCAGGCATAGGTTGCTCCTCGAAAGCGCCCACCTATTTTCTTAACAACGCCCATGGTTTTAATACTGTACATGGACGTATGCCTTCGGTTGCAACGGGGGCGAATATGGCCAATCGGGAGCTTATCTATCTTGGAATGTCCGGTGATGGCGATAGTGCCTCCATTGGATTTGGCCAGTTTGCCCATGTGGTCAGGCGCCGTTTAAACATGCTCTATATGGTGGCCAATAACGGCGTATATGGTTTAACTAAGGGCCAGTTGGCAGCCACTGCTGAGCAGGGAATGAAGAGTAAATCCGGTGAGGCGAGTCTGTTTACTGATATTGACCTGTGTGTGAGTGCACTGCAGTTTGGCGCGACCTTTGTGGCGCGCAGTTTTTCCGGTGATAAGTCGCAATTGGTGCCCTTAATTAAGGCGGCGATTAGCCATAAGGGGTTTGCGTTTATTGATATCATCTCCCCCTGCGTGACCTTTAATAATAACCCCGATTCAAATCGCTCCTATGATTATGTCCATGATCATATTACCACTGCTGCGGTGGCAGATTTTGTGCCTGTTAAGCAGGAGATACGCTGCGAGAATGGCCAATCAGATAGCGAGGATATCTGCCTTCATGATGGATCCATTTTGCGTCTGTCGAGAATAGATGCCGATTATGATGCCCATGATCGTATCAAGGCGATGACAAAAATAGAGCAGTTAAAGTCGGAGGGGAAAATACTCACAGGCCTGATGTATATCGATCCAGAAGCCGATGATTATCATGAGATAAACGGCACATCTGATGCCCCACTAAACTCTTTAAAGCAGGAAACTCTCTGCCCCGGCAGCCATGTATTGAAAACCATCAATGAGAGCTTTAGGTAG
- a CDS encoding DUF6445 family protein: protein MNTQTSLIRISSLSPQVIKIGEEATPIIIIDDFAEDLAPLLSFAHEAIFKQDNGSYYPGVRARLPKPYAIEVINQVFQLIYDVYRIPHHLRITPHIYSFSLITQTPESLQPLQCLPHFDTKEPNYFAILHYLNSAPHGATAFFKHKPTGYERINSERIDEYFNKAQVCLDEIKRQTPQYFTHSNEHYEIYHQVEYRPNRLIIYPGNLLHSTLVDLDTDIDSKPETGRLTSNIFINFK, encoded by the coding sequence ATGAATACTCAGACATCACTGATACGCATCTCATCACTCTCCCCTCAAGTAATCAAGATTGGGGAGGAAGCTACCCCCATTATCATTATTGATGATTTTGCTGAAGATCTTGCTCCCCTGCTCTCTTTTGCTCATGAAGCTATCTTTAAACAAGATAATGGTTCCTACTACCCAGGAGTCAGGGCAAGGTTACCTAAGCCCTATGCCATAGAGGTGATTAATCAGGTATTTCAATTAATTTATGATGTGTACCGAATTCCGCACCACTTAAGAATAACGCCCCATATATATAGCTTCTCCTTGATCACCCAAACGCCGGAGTCGTTACAGCCCCTGCAATGCCTGCCGCATTTTGATACTAAGGAGCCCAACTACTTTGCCATACTGCACTACCTCAATAGTGCTCCCCATGGTGCGACCGCTTTTTTTAAACATAAGCCTACGGGATATGAGCGTATTAATAGCGAGAGGATTGATGAATATTTTAACAAGGCCCAGGTGTGTTTAGATGAGATAAAGCGTCAAACTCCGCAATACTTTACTCATAGTAATGAACACTATGAGATCTACCATCAAGTGGAGTATCGCCCAAACCGGCTAATTATCTATCCGGGAAATCTACTCCACTCAACCTTAGTGGATCTCGATACCGATATCGATAGCAAGCCAGAAACAGGCCGGCTCACCAGCAATATTTTTATCAACTTTAAATAG